One region of Wyeomyia smithii strain HCP4-BCI-WySm-NY-G18 chromosome 3, ASM2978416v1, whole genome shotgun sequence genomic DNA includes:
- the LOC129732244 gene encoding uncharacterized protein LOC129732244 produces the protein MAFNYQRAAIVLGPIIGHATSLSLVDLFGELSKAPETMFPDFASVMFVIASSILFENWLEKTSNRRARNDSAKTLLPFAFKIAVNVIICELSLRLLWVPNQYFLRYLRDEKILAIIVRTMFCYFHSFNKTRTLLTRLIEASKGEAGFIFVRNLVAGIYLLSTLYLCNCFQKMRQLRFPGVRRPLPVIGHESTRLE, from the exons TTATAGGACACGCTACTTCTCTAAGTTTAGTAGACCTATTCGGAGAACTGAGTAAAGCACCGGAAACCATGTTTCCCGATTTCGCGTCGGTTATGTTTGTGATAGCCAGTAgtattctctttgaaaattggCTGGAAAAAACGTCGAATCGACGCGCAAGAAACGACTCAGCGAAGACTTTACTGCCATTTGCCTTCAAG ATAGCTGTGAATGTTATAATATGTGAGCTTTCCTTACGTTTATTATGGGTTCCAAACCAATATTTTCTACGGTATCTACGAGATGAAAAAATATTG GCAATTATTGTACGTACAatgttttgctattttcataGCTTCAACAAAACTCGGACACTACTGACGCGGTTGATCGAAGCATCGAAAGGGGAAGCTGGCTTTATTTTCGTCCGTAACCTAGTGGCTGGTATATATCTTTTAAGTACACTTTACCTATGCaattgttttcaaaagatgcgaCAATTGCGTTTTCCTGGAGTaaggag ACCGCTTCCAGTTATTGGACACGAATCAACACGACTTGAATAA